A stretch of the Streptomyces sp. NBC_00078 genome encodes the following:
- a CDS encoding DUF948 domain-containing protein, producing MSGGEVAGILVAVFWAILVSFLAVALARVAQTLKATTKLVADVTDQAVPLLADASSAVRSAQTQIDRVDAIATDVQEVTSNASALSTTVASTFGGPLVKVAAFGYGVRSALGARRDDVPAKESRRTVIVGRTVPAARREKRKDRENRGKRD from the coding sequence GTGTCCGGTGGAGAGGTGGCCGGGATCCTGGTGGCCGTCTTCTGGGCGATCCTGGTCTCCTTCCTCGCCGTGGCACTGGCGAGGGTGGCCCAGACGCTCAAGGCGACCACCAAGCTGGTCGCGGACGTGACCGACCAGGCCGTTCCGCTGCTGGCCGACGCCTCCTCGGCGGTGCGCTCCGCGCAGACCCAGATCGACCGGGTCGACGCGATCGCGACCGACGTCCAGGAGGTCACGTCGAACGCGTCGGCGCTCTCGACCACCGTCGCCTCCACCTTCGGAGGCCCCCTGGTCAAGGTTGCCGCCTTCGGCTACGGCGTCCGCAGCGCCCTCGGAGCCCGCCGGGACGACGTGCCCGCCAAGGAGTCCCGGCGTACCGTGATCGTGGGCCGGACGGTCCCGGCCGCGCGGCGGGAGAAGCGCAAGGATCGCGAGAACCGCGGAAAGAGGGACTGA